In a single window of the Arachis hypogaea cultivar Tifrunner chromosome 6, arahy.Tifrunner.gnm2.J5K5, whole genome shotgun sequence genome:
- the LOC112695995 gene encoding chromatin-remodeling ATPase INO80 isoform X3, which yields MRGKEVSSAKKRKWSQNGDNEERSCYYRTHVTEERYRSMLGEHIQKYKRRFNDNSSSPAQNQVVAPLLKSSVGSKAHKSGTELRRGLHAAETTSEWMNGSNSQKMGNYRDSDLLKQYCPNRTIYEPAFLDIGDGITYKIPPRYDKLAALLNLPTFSEIHVQDFYLKGTLDLGSLAEMMAADKRFGNRNRIGMGETIPHYESLQARLKVMSASNSPHKFSLKVSDLNSSIPEGAAGNIKRSILSEGGVLQIYYVKVLEKGDTYEIIERSLPKKQKVKKDPALIEKEEMERIGKIWVNIVRRDIPKHQRNFTALHRKQLVDAKRFAENCQREVRLKVSRSIKWTRTAGIRTRKLARDMLLFWKRIDKEMAEVRRREEKEAAEALRREQELREAKRQQQRLNFLIQQTELYSHFMQNKSSLISEALPMGDESTNDQDLIDSSTFGRNEEEDHEEAELKKEALKAAQEAVSKQRRLTSAFDTECLRLRQADEADLLQPEVAGASNIDLQTPSTMPVASTVRTPELFKGVLKEYQLKGLQWLVNCYEQGLNGILADEMGLGKTIQAMAFLAHLAEEKNIWGPFLVVAPASVLNNWNEELERFCPELKRLPYWGGVAERSVLRKSINPKDLYRREAKFHVLITSYQLLVTDEKFFRRVKWQYMVLDEAQAIKSSASIRWKTLLSFNCRNRLLLTGTPIQNNMAELWSLLHFIMPTLFDSHEQFNEWFSKGIENHAEHGGTLNEHQLNRLHSILKPFMLRRVKKDVISELTTKTEVTVHCKLSSRQQAFYQAIKNKISLAELFDSNRGQLNEKRILNLMNIVIQLRKVCNHPELFERSEGSTYLHFGEIPNSLLPPPFGELEDVYYSGGHNPISYEIPKLVYREIMQSSETLGSAVGHGVCRESFLKHFNIFRPENVYRSVFPEGMCVSSGGFGFTHMTDLSPQEVAFLANGSFMEQLLFSMMRSDKKFIDEVVDFLVETIDDDDPECSNLEKGKVRAVTRMLLVPSKSETQFLQRRFPTGPSHAPFEALVVSDQDRLLSNARLLHSAYTYIPRSRAPPVGVHCSDRNFYYKMIEEFHNPWIKRLFVGFARTSECNGPRMPDCHHLIEEIDSELPVSQPALQLTHSIFGSSPPMWNFDPAKLLTDSGKLQTLDILLRRLRAENHRVLLFAQMTKMLNILEDYMNYRKYRYFRLDGSSTIQDRRDMVRDFQNRPDIFVFLLSTRAGGLGINLTAADTVIFYESDWNPTLDLQAMDRAHRLGQTRDVTVYRLICKETVEEKILHRASQKSTVQNLVMTGGSVGGDLLAPEDVVSLLLDDPQLEQKLKEIPLQAKDKQKKKQPARGIFLNEEGDASLQDLTNAVPQGTVDNDLTVDTEGSKSANKKRKAASDKQTSRLKSSQKISDVGITAMDDELDDLNTDPVGQKPKRPKRLKKSVNERFEEASIGTATAVTEQTQYPPPQDFTSIVPRAETSLDP from the exons ATGCGTGGTAAGGAGGTGAGTTCggcgaagaagaggaagtggtctCAGAACGGGGACAATGAGGAAAGGAGCTGTTATTACAGGACACACGTGACGGAAGAGCGATATAGGTCGATGCTTGGAGAGCATATTCAGAAATACAAGAGGAGGTTTAATGATAACTCATCTAGTCCTGCTCAAAATCAGGTTGTTGCTCCTCTTCTCAAAAGTAGCGTGGGTTCAAAAGCTCACAAGTCAGGGACTGAACTCAGGAGGGGACTACATGCTGCAGAGACTACATCTGAGTGGATGAATGGTTCCAATTCTCAGAAAATGGGAAATTACCGTGATTCCGATCTCTTGAAGCAATATTGCCCCAATAG GACAATATATGAACCTGCTTTTTTGGATATTGGGGATGGTATCACTTACAAGATTCCTCCAAGATATGATAAGTTAGCTGCATTGCTCAACCTTCCTACCTTCTCAGAGATCCATGTTCAGGATTTCTACTTAAAGGGTACCTTGGATTTGGGATCCTTGGCTGAAATGATGGCTGCTGATAAAAGATTTGGGAACAGAAACCGGATAGGCATGGGGGAAACCATACCCCACTATGAATCACTTCAGGCACGATTGAAGGTCATGTCAGCTTCTAATTCACCTCATAAGTTCAGTCTGAAAGTATCAGACTTGAACTCCTCCATTCCCGAGGGGGCTGCTGGAAACATCAAGCGATCTATTCTGTCCGAGGGTGGTGTATTGCAGATTTACTATGTGAAGGTTTTGGAGAAAGGGGACACTTATGAG ATCATTGAACGAAGCCTACCCAAGAAGCAAAAGGTAAAGAAAGACCCTGCTTTGATAGAGAAGGAGGAAATGGAAAGAATTGGTAAGATTTGGGTGAACATTGTTAGAAGAGATATACCCAAGCATCAGAGGAACTTCACTGCTTTGCATCGAAAGCAGCTTGTTGATGCCAAGAGGTTTGCTGAGAACTGTCAGAGAGAG GTTAGGCTGAAAGTGAGTAGATCAATTAAATGGACGCGGACTGCTGGTATACGCACCCGAAAACTTGCTAGAGACATGTTGCTATTCTGGAAGCGAATAGATAAGGAGATG GCAGAAGTACGGAGACGAGAGGAGAAAGAAGCCGCTGAAGCTTTGAGGCGTGAACAGGAGCTTCGTGAAGCAAAGCGGCAGCAGCAAAGGCTGAATTTTCTTATACAGCAAACTGAGCTGTACAGTCACTTTATGCAGAACAAGTCAAGCTTGATATCAGAAGCTTTACCCATGGGTGATGAAAGTACAAATGACCAAGATCTAATTGACTCTTCAACTTTTGGGCGTAATGAGGAGGAAGATCATGAAGAGGCTGAGTTGAAGAAGGAAGCTCTGAAGGCTGCTCAAGAAGCTGTTTCCAAACAGAGAAGATTGACAAGTGCTTTTGACACTGAGTGCTTGAGGCTGCGCCAGGCTGATGAAGCTGATTTACTCCAACCAGAAGTTGCTGGAGCAAGTAATATTGATTTACAAACCCC CTCAACCATGCCAGTGGCCTCCACAGTTCGGACACCAGAATTGTTTAAAGGTGTTCTCAAAGAGTATCAGCTAAAAGGTCTTCAATGGCTAGTTAATTGTTATGAGCAG GGTTTAAATGGTATTCTTGCGGACGAGATGGGTCTTGGAAAGACCATTCAGGCTATGGCTTTTTTAGCCCATCTAGCTGAG GAGAAAAACATATGGGGACCTTTCCTGGTTGTTGCACCTGCATCTGTATTAAACAATTGGAATGAGGAACTTGAGCGCTTTTGCCCTGAACTGAAAAGACTTCCTTATTGGGGTGGGGTTGCAGAGCGGTCAGTGCTTAGGAAAAGTATTAACCCAAAGGATCTTTATCGCAG GGAAGCCAAATTTCATGTCCTCATCACAAGCTATCAGTTATTAGTTACTGATGAGAAGTTTTTTCGTCGTGTAAAATGGCAGTACATGGTTTTAGATGAAGCCCAGGCAATTAAAAGTTCTGCCAG TATAAGATGGAAGACGCTCCTAAGTTTTAATTGTCGGAATCGCTTACTGCTGACTGGTACACCTATTCAGAATAATATGGCAGAGTTGTGGTCTCTTTTGCATTTCATTATGCCAACATTATTTGACAGCCATGAGCAGTTTAATGAGTGGTTTTCAAAAGG AATTGAGAACCATGCTGAACATGGGGGTACTTTGAATGAGCACCAACTGAATAGATTG CATTCAATCTTAAAGCCGTTCATGCTGCGCCGTGTTAAAAAAGATGTAATCTCTGAGCTGACCACTAAAACTGAAGTTACAGTTCACTGCAAGTTGAGTTCTCGACAACAGGCTTTCTATCAAGCAATTAAAAACAAGATATCTCTCGCTGAACTGTTTGATAGTAATCGTGGACAGCTCAATGAGaagagaattttgaatttaatgaacaTTGTTATTCAACTAAGGAAG GTTTGCAACCATCCAGAATTATTTGAAAGGAGTGAGGGAAGCACATACCTTCATTTTGGAGAGATTCCAAATTCTCTTCTACCTCCTCCATTTGGGGAGTTGGAGGATGTATACTATTCTGGGGGTCACAACCCCATTTCATACGAG ataccAAAACTTGTGTATCGAGAAATTATGCAGAGTTCTGAGACTCTTGGTTCAGCTGTTGGTCATGGTGTCTGCAGAGAATCTTTTCTGaaacattttaatatttttagaccAGAAAATGTTTATCGATCTGTTTTCCCAGAAGGTATGTGTGTTAGCAGTGGAGGCTTTGGTTTTACCCATATGACGGATTTGTCTCCACAAGAGGTGGCATTTTTGGCTAATGGTTCTTTTATGGAGCAATTGTTATTTTCTATGATGAGATCGGATAAAAAATTCATCGATGAAGTTGTAGATTTTCTTGTTGAGACCATAGATGATGATGATCCAGAATGTAGTAATCTTGAGAAAGGGAAAGTGAGAGCTGTTACTCGAATGTTATTGGTGCCATCAAAATCTGAAACTCAGTTTCTTCAAAGAAGATTTCCAACTGGGCCCAGCCATGCTCCTTTTGAGGCCTTGGTAGTCTCAGATCAGGATAGACTTTTGTCAAATGCAAGGCTGCTTCACTCGGCATACACATATATCCCACGGAGTAGAGCTCCCCCA GTTGGTGTTCACTGCTCTGATAGAAACTTTTACTATAAAATGATTGAAGAATTCCACAATCCTTGGATTAAGAGGTTGTTTGTGGGATTTGCACGTACATCTGAATGTAACGGGCCGAGAATGCCAGATTGTCATCATTTAATTGAAGAAATAGATTCTGAACTACCTGTTTCTCAGCCTGCTCTACAGTTAACACACAGTATTTTTGGGTCTTCTCCACCTATGTGGAATTTTGACCCAGCAAAGTTGTTGACT gACTCTGGGAAGCTTCAAACGCTTGATATATTATTGAGACGCTTAAGAGCTGAAAATCATCGTGTTCTTTTGTTTGCCCAGATGACTAAGATGCTGAACATTTTGGAG GACTATATGAACTACAGAAAATATAGGTATTTCAGACTTGATGGATCATCTACTATACAAGATCGTAGAGACATGGTCAGAGACTTCCAGAATAG GCCtgatatttttgtgttcttgttgagtACAAGAGCTGGTGGACTTGGCATCAACTTGACAGCTGCTGACACAGTCATATTTTACGAGAGTGATTGGAATCCAACATTAGATCTACAGGCAATGGACAGAGCTCATCGTTTGGGTCAGACAAGAGAT GTTACTGTTTACCGACTTATATGCAAAGAGACAGTTGAAGAAAAAATTCTTCATAGAGCAAGCCAGAAAAGTACTGTACAAAACCTTGTAATGACTGGGGGTTCTGTTGGTGGTGATCTTTTAGCTCCTGAGGATGTTGTTTCTTTGCTTCTAGATGATCCCCAGTTGGAgcagaaattaaaggaaattccCCTCCAG GCAAaggataagcaaaagaaaaaacaacCTGCAAGGGGCATTTTCTTAAATGAAGAAGGTGATGCATCTCTTCAAGATTTAACCAACGCTGTACCCCAGGGTACTGTGGATAATGATCTTACTGTGGACACAGAGGGTTCAAAGTCTGCTAATAAAAAG AGAAAAGCTGCCTCGGATAAGCAGACTTCAAGGCTGAAGAGTTCTCAGAAGATAAGTGATGTCGGTATTACAGCCATGGACGACGAATTGGATGACCTGAACACTGATCCAGTTGGCCAGAAGCCCAAGAGACCAAAAAGGTTAAAGAAGAGTGTTAATGAGAGGTTCGAAGAGGCCTCTATTGGCACGGCCACTGCCGTCACAGAGCAGACCCAATATCCACCTCCACAGGATTTCACATCCATCGTTCCTAGAGCAGAAACGAGCCTAGACCCCTAA